The region AGCATGGTCTTCTCGAATCAGTAGATCTAACAGATATTGTTTGATTCCCTGCGGGACACTTTGCTTGGGTCGGTAATCTAGACGAATGAGCCACTTTGCTCTCTCCCTATAATAAGTACGTTGGCTGCCACGTTCCCAGCGTAGCCGAAATCCTCTCTCTTCCAAATGCTGGTGCAACTCCAGAAATGTCATGGGGAGTCCTGATCATTTTGATTCAGCAGGCTTTGACGTAGGTGTCCATGCGCTTTGGCCATGGCAAGTTTTGGTAGACTTTGCAGAGAATGCCACTGTTCCTCTGCCTCCAATGGGAAATCAGCATGAATAGATGTCAGCGTACAATAAAAAGGATGCAGGGTCGCTAGGAAAGTTGTGTAGGCATGAGTCAAGGTAGGCCAATTTGTTTGTAGTTGGAAGTCAGGCCGATTACGGCGCTGCCATTCGGCCTGCAACTTGACCAAGGGCTCTTCCTCTTTTACGAGGGTTTCTGGAAAAGCCCAAAGACCCTGCATCAAACCTTGTTCTGGGCGTCGCAGTAGTACTTGATTCTCACACACGAGTACCAGCACAGCTTTTGTTACAGGGATGGGTGCTTTTCGTTGAGTACGACGCGGAATCATTTCTGTGGTCTGGTGAACATATGCTTGGCAGTGAGGCTGTATCGGACAGAGCAAACAACTCGGTTGCTGGACGTGACAGACTGTTGCTCCTAACTCCATTAATCCTTGGTTGAAGTTGCGGGCATGTCCTTTTGGGAGCCAATCAGTGGCCACTTGCCAAAGTTTTTTTTGGGTGGAGCCAGCTTTTGGATCGGCATCTAGATTGAGCAACCGACAAAGTACACGGATCACGTTGCCATCAACAACGGGATGATCTTGCTCAAAAGCAATACTTGTAATCGCTCCAGCGGTGTAGGGGCCAATTCCAGGAAGCTGCCGAATAGCCTCATAGTCATTGGGAAATTCACCTGCGTGCTGTTCACAGATTTGTTTGGCTGCACGATGAATGTTACGAGCCCGTGCGTAGTAACCAAG is a window of SAR324 cluster bacterium DNA encoding:
- a CDS encoding type II toxin-antitoxin system HicA family toxin, which codes for MTFLELHQHLEERGFRLRWERGSQRTYYRERAKWLIRLDYRPKQSVPQGIKQYLLDLLIREDHA
- the mutY gene encoding A/G-specific adenine glycosylase, translated to MPDEHIDQCLDFFSLFFLLSDPFVFQKMPPAELSQFQNALLTWFVEHQRDLPWRKNYPAYGVWISEMMLQQTRVATVLDYYDRWIKALPSILSVAAADEATILKLWEGLGYYARARNIHRAAKQICEQHAGEFPNDYEAIRQLPGIGPYTAGAITSIAFEQDHPVVDGNVIRVLCRLLNLDADPKAGSTQKKLWQVATDWLPKGHARNFNQGLMELGATVCHVQQPSCLLCPIQPHCQAYVHQTTEMIPRRTQRKAPIPVTKAVLVLVCENQVLLRRPEQGLMQGLWAFPETLVKEEEPLVKLQAEWQRRNRPDFQLQTNWPTLTHAYTTFLATLHPFYCTLTSIHADFPLEAEEQWHSLQSLPKLAMAKAHGHLRQSLLNQNDQDSP